A region from the Pelobates fuscus isolate aPelFus1 chromosome 1, aPelFus1.pri, whole genome shotgun sequence genome encodes:
- the CDKN1A gene encoding cyclin-dependent kinase inhibitor 1 → MLTAKAILLQAMGSNHKVCRNLFGPVDHEQLKNDYENNMKSEVEKATQKWNFDFANNSPLPGDYKWERTGYRKSENTAETDKENICQERPTADSPFLCERCQNSESIDSSGRKRKQTLITDYYNVKRRRSSSSPPRCSKP, encoded by the exons ATGCTTACAGCCAAGGCTATCCTCCTGCAAGCTATGGGGAGCAACCATAAGGTGTGTCGGAATTTATTTGGCCCAGTGGACCATGAGCAGCTGAAGAATGACTATGAGAATAATATGAAGAGTGAGGTTGAAAAGGCTACACAAAAGTGGAACTTTGACTTTGCCAATAACTCTCCTCTGCCAGGAGATTACAAATGGGAAAGAACGGGATACAGAAAATCAGAGAATACTGCAGAAACTGACAAGGAAAATATATGCCAGGAAAGGCCCACAGCAGATAGTCCTTTTTTATGTGAACGATGCCAAAACTCTGAGAGCATTGACTCCAGTGGTAGAAAACGGAAACAAACACTAATCACAG ACTACTATAACGTAAAACGTAGACGTTCCTCTTCTTCTCCTCCAAGATGTTCTAAACCTTGA